Part of the bacterium HR11 genome is shown below.
TCGGCAACACGTTCCTCGTCGAGATCATGCGGGGTTGCGTCCACTGGTGCCGCTTCTGCTGGATCGGCTACAACCACAGCCTGCGCTTTGCCTCGGCCGAGCGCTTTCTCGAGATCGTCCGGACGCACGCCCCGGCGGATGCGACCGTCGGCATCCTCGGCGGCTCCCCGACGGACCATCCCGAGTTCCGAACCATGCTTCGCGCCCTCGTCGAGGCGGGCCGGCCCGTGACGGTCAGCTCCCTGCGCATCGATACCCTGGACGAGGAGCTCCTGACGCTCCTCCGGCGGGCCGGCAAGCGGAGCGTGACGATGGCGCCCGAGACGGGGAGCGACGAACTCCGGCGGGTCGTCCGCAAGCCCCTGACGAACGACGACCTCTTCCGGGCCGTCGAGGCCATCGCCCGCCTGGGCTTTCAGTCCGTCAAGCTCTACTACATCATCGGCTTTCCGACCGAGACGTGGGACCACCTCCGGGAGACCGTCGAGGGCCTCCGGCGCCTGTCGGCCATCGCCCAGCGATACTCGCCGCACCTCGTCATCCGGCCCAGCTTCAACTGCCTGATCCCCAAGCCGGGCACGCCCTTCCAGTATGCGGCTATGGAGCCGGAGGACGTCCTGACCGAGAAGATCAATTACCTGAAGCGGGAGCTGAACCGGCTTCCGTACGTCCACGCGACCTTTATGAGCCCCCTCTACGCGTACTATCAGGCCATCCTGAGCCTCGGCGACGCCTCCGTCAGCGCCCTCGTCGAGGCCATCGAGGCCCAGGACGGCGCCTGGCGGGACGTCGTCCGCCGACGTCTGGCCGATTACGCCGACCTGCTGTTCCGGGAACGGCGGGCCTATGCATTCCCCCACGAGTTCATCACGGTCGGCTTCCGGCCCGGCTTTCTGGAGGAAGAATACCGGAAAGCCCTGGCCGAGGCCCCAGCCGTCGTCTAATAGCCGAGCCGTCCGGCTCGTGAAAACCCATATGGATTCGGCTTTTCCGACCCTTCGGGGCGGACGATTTTTCAAGCCGAGGTTTTCATCCCAGCCCCGCTCGTTAGAGCGGGGTCCCCCTTCGGGGCGGACGATTTTTTTGAAGGGACGGAGTGACGAGCCGCGGTCTTGGGCCGACGGGCAAGTCGGGATCATCCTTCCATCGTCCCTTCGTCACTCCATCACTCCGTCCCTTCATCCCTTTGAAACATCGTGCTTCCCAGGCGATGGGAAGGGCCGTCCCGACGCCATTCTCCCGGGCCGAACGGCCCTGCTAACGGAGTCGTCGGAATACCACGTCTCGAGATGAAGCGAACCGGGCTTCCGAAACAGGTCGATAGTCTGGCACCCAACGGATGGAGACGGCGCATGGACGGCGAGTGGCGGGTGTGGTGGCCGGCATTTCACGCCGCCCTCAACGGGACGACGGCCGTCCTGCTGGCGGCCGGCCGGTACTTCATCCGACGGGGTCGGATTCAGGCCCATCGGCGGTGCATGCACACGGCCTTCGGGCTTTCCGTCCTCTTTTTCGTGTCTTACCTGGTATACCACAGTCTCGTCGGGACGACCCGCTTCGGCCGCGGCGGATGGCTCCGGGCCGTCTACCTGGCCGTCCTGACGACGCATACGGTCCTGGCCGTCGCCGTCGTCCCCCTGG
Proteins encoded:
- the hemN_2 gene encoding Oxygen-independent coproporphyrinogen-III oxidase-like protein YqeR, translating into MRYPIVESLKQQRDRERFLIPLKRHAPWRVALAHPNTYHVGMSNLGLQAAYRVWNEEPDFLCERFFLPTAAQQVAYVQSRTPLLTVESQRPVDEFDVVAFSISFELDYVWLVRMLRMAHLPVYWAERVEGHPLVVVGGPCAWMNPLPMAPYVDVFALGDAELLIPVLDEALRNYRARADRLAFLASQPGFYVPAVHGTDPAVLKAKVLRPRFVSARAAIDPPYSCILTPDTEFGNTFLVEIMRGCVHWCRFCWIGYNHSLRFASAERFLEIVRTHAPADATVGILGGSPTDHPEFRTMLRALVEAGRPVTVSSLRIDTLDEELLTLLRRAGKRSVTMAPETGSDELRRVVRKPLTNDDLFRAVEAIARLGFQSVKLYYIIGFPTETWDHLRETVEGLRRLSAIAQRYSPHLVIRPSFNCLIPKPGTPFQYAAMEPEDVLTEKINYLKRELNRLPYVHATFMSPLYAYYQAILSLGDASVSALVEAIEAQDGAWRDVVRRRLADYADLLFRERRAYAFPHEFITVGFRPGFLEEEYRKALAEAPAVV